The genomic segment tgggaggcagagccaggcggatctctgtgagttcgaggccagcctggtctacagagtgagttccaggaaaggcgcaaagctacacagagaaaccctgtttcgaaaaaccaaaaaaaaaaaaaaaaaaaaaaaaaaaaagcaggctttgGAGATGAGACTTTCTAGCCATCCCAGCACCTgctttattttacagatgagggacTGTAAGTCACATAGGACACGTTGCTAGCTAACACAGGACATACTGCCAGGGCCACTGGAGTCCTGGCTGCGGTCTCGTCTCCTGATAAATGCTTTCCTGTCATCAACTGCTTCCTGTGGGAGACAAAACTGGGGAGGGCATTATGTGGGGCTTTAATCAACCTTGGCCTTCACATTTATTGTACAAGGAACATGGTGGAGCAGTGAGTCAACATTTCAGGTGGGTGGAAAAAGCAGCTTGTTCCCTGGTTGGCAGGGGAACATGTGAACTCAGAGGAGGGAGCAGGGCCCTTCCTGTAGATTGGTCTAGGCTGGTGCTTCGGGCTTAATACGGTTAAAATGGACCCCCACACCTTTCTGTTTCACGAACTTTTATGCCTGGACTAACTCAACATGTTCCCTTTGCTGCAGGGGGACTGCTTGTTTGAGCCCAGAGCAGAGTCTCCCAGGAACTGCCTTTAGTGAATGAAAGCCTCCTTTCTGGGGTCATCCTGGGCCAAGCCAGGGTATGCAGTCCCAGCTCTGTGGTTCATGAACCTGCAGAGCATCATCCTGTTCCAGAGCCCAAGAAGCTGGGTGCAGTCTCCTTCTGCCTGGGACTCCATGTATTTTGAGCACTCAGCCCTAAGGTCACCACCTGTAGCAGCCATCCACTATCTCAGTCTCAAGATAGGAGCTCTTGTCCATCCAGAAGACGGGAGCTGCTGAAGCAGGTGGTGTCTTTTCCACATTAACACTGCTCTCCTTGAGTGACCAGATGCCTAAGGAAGGCAAATCTGTTTCCAGATGGGTCTCCACCATGAGATGCTGCTGGAAATGAGTGGCATcagccccacccctcccccactgttGTCTGGTGGAATCTGTGACTGGAGTTCTCAAGAGTGGATGTACTGGGATTCCAAAGTCAATCAAACAGCACTCTGTGCTGGAAGCTGCACCTTCACACACCACCACTCTGCCAACTCTGCACCAGCCTGGCAGAGGACGGTGGCAATGGCTTCTGCTCCCATCACCTCACCTGCTAGCTGGACTTCGGGAGAGCTGATAAATGGAAGTGATGGGATGACTGAGGCAGGCTTCATATTAGAACTGGAAACCATCATGTAATGCTGGTGCCTCACAAGCCAGTGCAGCACTGATTGAGAACTGAGGGATTATGAAACCTGCTCAACATTAGGTTTAGAAACGAACTcagatttttctcatttctctcgTCCCAGAAAATCTGCGTGTTTTGTTTAAATgggctttaaaaattaaattttttttgtggCTTTCACACCACACATCTCAATCTCATTCATCTCCCCGTTCCTTTGTATCCGCCCTTTAAATGGgctttacaaatatattttatgttcatgggtgctttgcctgccatgtatgtctgtgtgagggtgtcagaagccctagAATTggggagtcacagacagttgtgagctaccatatggatgctggaattgaacccaggtcctctggaagagcagccagtactcttaactgctgagccacctttccagtgcCCCTTTTTTGGGGgacagtgctgaggactgagcctACACTGTTATGCACACTAATGCACTTATCCTACCTCTCAGCTTTAACCACACCACTTCTGGGTGTTAATCTGAAAGTCTTAGACTCTGAGAGTGGAAAAGTTTCCGCCTGTGGTACCTAGCAGTTGTCCCATTTAATCTAATGAGATTGTCACAGTGAGGTCAAGGACCAATTTCAGATCTCACTGGCTTCTGAGACAAGGGTCTGATCCAACCAGGTGAGCTCTGACCAGCTGAGGCTGGGAGTGGGGGGAAGAGGTATCAGCATCCATTATATATCTCTGCTTGGGCATGCAGCCACGGGCTTGCCCAGAGGAATGTTCCCACCTCACTGATCCTGTTGCCCACAGAAGACagcagtgtttgtttttgtgtgctgagccagggtcttgctgtgtaaccctggcttacctggaacttactatgcagaccagagctgtctgcctctgcctctcaagagcaGGGACTAGTGTGGCCTCCATGCCTGGCAGAAAGGAGGGTGGAGTGCATGACATCTCCACCCACAGACAGCCCATGGCTAACCCTCTCTACCACCTTGTCTCCTACTACCCACCCTGTGGCTGCCTGTGTTAGCAACAGGGTCAGCAATCAGTTTCAGAATAAAATGCAGCTTTATTAGGATATAGCAAAGACTAAAAGCCACCAGGGAGACAGTCAAGCCCCTCAAAATGACAGGGGAGAAAGTGACATAAATGTCTTGGTAATAAAACTTCTAACTACAGTACAATCAttgaatttttttcccctcacaaaAGGATTTCAAAGCTATAATAAATGAAACAAGCCACTTGTCAAAAAGAACAGTAATTTTACACAAGGAAAAGCATACATACCAAGCCAAATACAACAGCACTCAGGTTCACATGGTGTAGGGCACTCAGGCCAGTGCCCAGCTTGAGGGGGGCTCCTGGGATGAAGAGAGGAACTGCAGATCCCATTCTACCTCCTGCATTGAAGACATCTGAAGCAGGCTGGTCTGGCCTCCTGTGAGGCTGGTACCAGTGGTATATGGGAAGAGGTCTGCTCGATGCTCTAGACTGGGGCTGGGCAATACAGCCCTGTGGTGAGACACACTTCTTGCCCATCTGAGCACCTACACTGGATGGTCCTTGGGTGGGAAatccttttcctgccttgctatccAAAGGCAGAACTCAAAGACCTTCCCAAGCTCACTGCTCAAATCTGCCACTCCTCAGTCATCCACACATGCCTGTCTATCTGAGACATCATGCTGAAGGTCCCAGGACGCAGAGGTAGGGCCAGACAgatgtgtggcagtcagagatGGTTGGCCTCCTTGCCGCGGGCACAGAGTGAAGTGCTTAGAATGTTACATCCATGGTAAAGAAAAGGAATGCATTTCGATAGAAAAGGTTAAAGTCAGGCTGACAGAAAACAGGTGCTGTCCTCCTCCGTGCCCCCAATTCAGGGAGAGATGGGCCATGTGCTGTGGGGACAGAGGAAGCAGGCCTGGCCAGCATACCTGCTCATTTCCCCTGTTTCTGGATGCCTCAAACCAGAGTGTCAAGGAGACAGACCTTCAGGAGGAGTTTTGGGCTCTGGTTCCTCTAGGCCAACTGCAGAGAACTCTTTCCTATGGGTATTCACAAACAGAAGAATATGATTCCCCAAGGGCATCTCTACAGCTGAGTCCACAAACATGGGTCCATGCCTGAGAACCTGGGCTCACCCACATTTCTCAAAAAGGGCTTCTTCTAAAACATGCTTCAAGTCTGTTCTCTACTTTAAATGCAGAAACAGGAACACAACAGCAGAGAACATGGCAAGTGAGCACACTGTACAGGAGGGTTTAGCTGTCCTTGGCTTCTGAAGGTGATTTCACACTGACTGAACAGCACCACTTAGCTCTGCCACAGCTACCCCATCCCATCACAACGGGCTAAGGAGCCAGGCTGGAACCTGCCCTGCTTTTTCGTAGCCTGTCAGTGAAGAAAAGTCTTCTTATCTTCAATTAGTTAAACAAATTCTGCCTACATGATAACTATGTAATTCAAATTCAGGGTGTGTAAATCAAGGACAATCAGAATACAGCTGTACTTGCTATGCATGAATGATGCACACGATACCTGCTGTAGAACTACAGCTCAGAGCCCGGCTTAGGAAATACTTGCCGGTCCTGAAACTCCTGGGGTAATGTGCCCATAGGCTCCTGGGCAAGCACCACTGAAAAGGCAGTGGTGTAAAGAGAAAACACTGAGACCCTAGACTTCAATTTCTTAGAAATAGACAACCTAAGCCTTGTCCAAAGACACATGCAAAATATCTTACAAGAAACTTCATGACTGACCCTGTGAGCAGAACTGGTCACCAAGCCTTTTTATTCTGGCTGTAACTGAAACTATAGCAAACATAGAGCAGAGGCAAGCGGAGGACACAGTGCAATGCAGTCTCCAACCTGGACCACTCAGCTGCAAATCTCACACAGCCACTAAACCACCTGGGCAGGCAAAAGGACCAAAGACCAAGAAGGGACATGGGAAGATTGGGTCAATGGAGCCACCAAGGCATATTCCATCTACTGTAAAGATCCACTGCCTGGCCACCAGCcgtgtgagaaggcagagcacAGGGCAAGCAAACGGCACTGATCAAAAAGCAAGACACTCTGCTCtcagaggaaagaggatcacCTAGATTTCCATATAAACTCGGTAATCATTCACTTTACTACTATCACATTTATGGAATTCACTATTGTGGAAAAAGAGCAAGGGGTAGAGATAAGAAGATGCCTATTTCTAGAAAACAAAGGGAATCTCTGGGCTGATGTTTCCACATGCAATTGATGCTAAGTTATCTGTAGGACAGATGTTTCTAGCCTGTGGGTGGCCTCAACCTAGGCCCAGGGCTATTTTACAACCTTAGAAAGAACAGGCATATTCCCTGCCCTTAATGCCACAGAACACAGAAGGCTGCTGCAAGCCAAGCACTCTGCCCTCTGGCATCAACTCTGCCCAGTCTACAGCTTTAACGGGTTCATTTTCAATGATGCAGGTGCTTTGTAAACCCGTGTGGGAGGACAGGGTGAAGCACTAGGCAGAGGCTGGTCTGCTCTGAGGACATCCACCCTCAGCACACCACAAGGTTGAGAAGAGGTGGCCCCTCAGCTCCTGTCCACCAAGGGCGCGCTCCACTCAATCTTAGAGCTCATGCCCACCCTGACATCTCCTAGTGTGGAGGGGCCACACGTGAGGCACGTCTGCACAGGAGGGATACCATGGTGTTCTGATGTGGGGAGACCAGGAATCATGTCAGGAAGCTTGCCaacttgttctttttgtttttcctgtccaGCAGGGCAGGAGGCTACTCGTATTCCAGGAACTGTTTGTGGTAGAAGAGTAGGTACCTGAGGAGGTAAAGGGAAAAGTGGGCTTAATCCTAACTTCCAAAATAGCTATGCCAGTCAAGACTGATCCACAAGTCTAACTTTTTGATGGTATGATACTGTAGCACCTCAAGTCTTCAGGAAAGGGACACTTCCGGCCTCCCATCACCCAGCTGGACTCGGTGACCTCCCATAGTCATGACTTCTCCATGTCTCCTTCAACCCCAACCCTGCCCAGTAAGCAGCACACTCTTTCTCCATGAGCTCTCTCCAGGGGGCTCCCAGAGCCCAGAGCCCCACATCCACATCTGCATCTGTGGCAGGTGGTCTGTCTTGACCCCGGGGCTGGGAATTCTAAGGACCCGAGGAGGCTCAGGGTGGACGACACACGGGTAACAAAAGCAGCAGAAGCTGATCCAGAACCGTTGCACAGCATGAAGAGGACAAATGCTAACTGCAATGTTCTTTGATCTAGAGGAGGCACAGACAGTAACTATGTTCAGCAACACTCCCACCCTGTAATCACGACCTAAAGGTGACATCTGATCCAAGGAGCCACTGTCCCTTCAGCAACAAACTAAATTAAGGTGAATATCCCTTGTGGCAGATGCAGCCTAGCCTGTGACTCTGGTCAGACAGGAGAGATGGACAAGCACTATCACAGATCCTCTAACCCCACCCCCTAGACATACCCTTCGCTGTCCAACACATCCTTGATGCTGGCCTTGGTGATGATGGCATCATCACACTTGAACCACTGGTCTTTGTGCTGCCGTATGAAGCTGGTGTAGTGGCCACTTTCCAAGGTCCCTTGATGGTTAACAACAGCAAACAGGGAGTACCtggtgtggaaggagagagcatcTGATCTACGGTCTGTTGAACTGGCCTAAAGCAGAGCTTGTTGGCTGCAGAGTTGGGAGAGCCAGGTCTGCACCACTCAGCTCTGGCCCAGCAAAGATAACTCCTGGAACTGCACACACAGAAGAGGTGGCAGCAGTGACAATCCACAGTGGCAGTAACTGCCTTACTTGTACCATCCGCCTGTGCTATCAACAGCAAGAGGAATGGGACCGAAGGAGCAAGCTCATTAGGTCGAGCTCCTAGGTAGATCCTCATACCAGAGGTTTCTAGAGTGGGGTTGCCACCAGGAGGGAGACTGTTCAGAGAgactggaaggagggaaggacaggtAGCTGTCTGAGAAGGCCCACTCACCCGGCCCCCAGGCCCTGTAACCCCACATACTTGTTGTCATTGTTGAGACTGTCCAGGGGCTGCTGGTACTGCCCATTCATCCTGCTCTCTTTGCTGTAAGGCAGTAATAAAACTGAATTACTAACTTACCGGAGAGACAGGCTCCAATGACAGCATGCACTGATGCCAAGCAGTATACTTCATTTACGCCAGTTTTCCTGAGCAGACTGCCTCACATACTGGTAAGAAATCCAGCTTGGGCTGGAGATCCCTGGCCTAATGCTTCTGTGgcagcaccccctccccccagtagATCCCGAAGCCACTTTCTGCGCCAGGGGCTTCTGATACTGGCTTCGTGAAGTTTTGCTTGTAACACACCAAATAAAGAACTCCTTCCAAAGGCTGTAAGTCAGCCCCatataacattctttttttttttctttttttttttttttttttggttttttcgagacagggtttctctgtatagctttgcgcctttcctggaactcacttggtagcccaggctggcctcgaactcacagagatccgcctggctctgcctcccgagtgctgggattaaaggcgtgcaccaccaccgcccggcccatataACATTCTTAAAGAGCACAAGGACACAAAGAAGTATCTCACTAGCAGCAGGTCGGGTAGAACGGGAGGAGGGGCTGTGCAGGAAATGCCAGGTTTCAAACTAATTTGGTTTATTTACTTACAGCCGAAGTTAGCAGAAGACAGCAAGCCCTGGGAGGCCTTAGTATCAGCAACAATGTCACCCCATCCCTGGACACGTTAATACTTCATTTTCTAAAGAACAAATTCTCACGGTCTCTGATATTATTTTAGTCAGTGACCTGTGGACCCAGGAACACAGCCACAAGGAAGGGCATCTAGACTAATAATAGGAAGCTGCTCAAGACAGTACAGTGGGCTGAGGAGTGGCTTCTGAAAATGCACTGTCTGTATCTTGACCCTCAAAACTGCGAATGTGAGCCATTTAGAAAACCTGTGCAGACAGGATGAGGGATGCTGAAATGAGGCCTTTTAGACAGGCTCTACCCCTAACCACCAGTATCTAAAAAGCAGGGGCCAACAGATGAGTCACAGACTCAGGAAGGACCTTGGGCTCAGGGCAGTGACCGACAGAAGAGGACCCAGAACCTCCAGGAGCTGGATGAGACCAGGGAACCCTGTCAGGATCCTTCTCACCAAGTTTCATATTTctggtttctattactgtgagaaTAAATTTCCATTGTTTTAAGCTACCACATTTATACATGCTGGCCACAGACAGCAAACACATTAGCAACCACTGTAGTTTTTTGAGTGTTAAATCTTATGTGGTCTATAAGGATTTGACCTCGaggaagagaatctacagttgcAATACAACCCTATTTATCTGTATTTCAAAATCTGTCTCATCATCCAAAAATGTTACATGGTCTGCCTGTGACTTTATCTTGATGAGTTGCCAAGTTTGAAAGCTAATAAATAATCAATGAAGGAGTCACAGCACAGACAGACACCCAAGGTGAGACCAGGTAAGTACTGAGGTTGGGGACATGAAGTCTATACAGCTGTAATACAGCTTGTCTAAAATCTGGCACTGGGCGATCACCCACGAGACAACTTGCCTCTCcacctgaacacacacagggGCACCAAACCTTTGTACCTGGAGGCCATGAAGGGCGTCatgtccagctccaggggaaacgACACGTATGTGGTGATCTTCCGCCGCAGTTTGGCTGAGTGTTCAAATCTCTGCAGAGATGAAGGGAGAGCGGGAACACACGAGCACATTAAGCAACAGTTGGGCTACCCAGCCTGGAGGCCCCCGGCAGAAGGTCCTTGAAGAGCTTCTACTTTACTCACTGATTTTCCTCCAACAGTTCTGCTCAGGCAGACACAGAATTCAGGACCCTCCTAACTCACCctcctgaacactgggattacagttgtgtacTACCAAGCTCAGACTgatcttttacattttaaaaggtataaaataaagaataggaaacacagatcatACGTAACCCTTAAGACTCAAATactagcactggctgctctaccagaggacctcagcttgattcccagcaaccacatggcagctcacagcagtctgtaactccagtcctagaggatccaacaccctcttctggtttctgtgggttctggggtagAACTCAGAACCTTGTGCATTTTAGGCAAGAGCTCTCTTTCCCACTGACACACACCCCCTAGCCTGGGTCTTTATTTTGAAGTGAAACAAAGATAAAAGAGGAgctgaagatggctcagcagtaatgagcttgaacctgagttcaaatccccacacCTACATAAAATGCCAGCAGTGGACACACGCACCTGTAGCCTCAGCGCTGTGGGATGCACAGACAGGAGAGCCATTGGGCTTGCCAATCTCAAGGctaactctaggttcagtgagaaacccagtCTCCATGCAGTAAGGTGGGTATGATAGAGCAGGACATCTGATGTCTCCTCTGGCCTACATTCGCAGAGATGGCAGTAGTAAAATCTAATCCCACCTCCCACAGCAGCTCCTTGCTGTCTTCACAAGGAGGTGCACGCTGTCAGCTAGAGACAGAAGCACAGGAGGCAGCTCTACTTCCTGCCTCTTGGGACTGGTGCACTCTGAGGGGCTCTAACCCAAGCTGGTGAGCTTGAGGCTGTGCTTCAGGCTAATGCTGGGCTGCCCCTGTGGCTGGTTTTCTGGGAAACTCACTTTGAGATGGAAGCAGGCCACAATGGGCAGCTTCTTCATGGTGAGCTGCTTTGTGGACTCTTGGTAGCTATGGCAACCGCTACACTTGATCTTGGCACTGCTTCCTAAGTGCTCTGGTCTGGTAAATCTACAAGgcattaaaaaaaccaaaaaccatgttttcattaaaaacaaacaaacatgtttttatttaacaacaacaacaacaaaaataaagtggaaaggtaagaacaagggagaaaaagGACAGGTTATTTTACCCCCCAAAGTACTCATCAACAGTTTAAGGTGTGTTTCACAACACACAGAGGAACTTTATCTTCCCCTGCTCCTCTGACgcttactctttctttctttctatccatccatccatctcctaCCTACATACATATTTTAGTGGAAGGTCTGGGGAAATGGTGGCAATTTTCTCATCATACATTTCAGTAACTTAACCTGTCTCATAACAATGAACGGTGCATACAGCCACACAAAGCTACAAATGGTGACAGCAGCTGTTCAGAAGACCCACAGTGCACAAATGGCTCAATAAACAAATGGTGTCATCACCCATGGGCCACCAGTcagcagtggaatcacatgatcTACCCCATACACAGTTCTTAGGGCTGCCAGAGATCAAGACGAAGTGGAAGAGCCACCCCACAGGTGACGCGCTGTGAGATTCCACTGAAACCTCCCCGATAATCTAGAGGAAGCCAGAACTGAACCGCTTAGGTGAGGACCCGACAGGGTGGTGGGTGGGACAAACTATGATGCTCCTGCCTACACCAGCTTCAGCAACCTGCTGTGACATACACATCCACCCCTCTGTGCTGTGGGGTCTCATGATGGGGAATGGGTGAAGGTACCAGGGAGCACCATGTCACCTTATAGCAGCAGGATAATCTTCAAAGATCTGCtaattttgtttctctctctctctctctctctctctctctctctctctctctctctctcttgtttcttggtgtttttttttctgttaatttttaaagattgaatCATGTAgtaaaatggaaggaagaagtgGCATTCTGAAACAATACCGCAAGCTCTGTCTCACCTTCGCAGGCAGTCTGTGAGAGTGGTGGTGCCTGATGCGTGGCTCTCCCCGTTAACCACGCTGCCCTCACTCCCTGGGCTCAGGGGCCAGAACGGGGTGGAAGAACCGGGCAGGTCTAAACTGATGTCCCAGAAGGGATCTATGGTGGTGGAGACCCCGCTGCAGGAAACAATGAAAACACATGAGAGCACATGAGGACTGGTGTGTACTGTGGCCTGAGGCAGCCCCTAGAGACAGGCCAAACATGCTGCCTGCTCTGCCCACCTGTCTACCAGACACCTCAGGACAGAACAGAAGTATTCACAGTAATGACTTTATTTGGGGGATCTGGCAGAGTATAAAGTCCTGAGctacaggcagagctctgtgtgcTGGGATCCAGCTCACAACACTTAGGAACTGCAGCAGCACTGCTCAGAAACTAAGGCAAAGACCCTGAGATACCCCCATCTACAGTGTGCAGAGGCCAAACTTGGCAGCCCTACAAACAAGGACCACTGCATTTAACAAGGCTGACTCCTGCCAAGAGGCTTCCATTACAATATTAAAGAGGACACTCAGAATAGGAAATTGGGTTCAGATTTGAACTGGAATTCAAGGCTACCTCTTACTAACAGAATGTAGTAGTTATAAGGCCAGGGAGAGAGGAATTCTACATTGCTCAAAGATAAGGCCTCAAAGGAGATCTGCTCCTGGAAAACCATAGGCGCACCCCTGGATTCCTGTACCCTGGTCCTGAACCCTGTTCAGAGTACAGGTGGGCACTGGGGGATGGTGACCAGGGTGTGCAAACCCAGGGGTGAGCCAGTGGAGCTGgcaccaggcacagtggtgtgtgtgtgtgtgtgtgtgtgtgtgtgtgtgtgtgtgtgtgcgcgcgcacttCTCTGGCCACTGCCAAGAACCTTTTCTGCCTCTGAAGGTGAAAGCACTAAGCAATGGCTATACCTGGGGAGAACTGTGACTTTATGTCAGCAGATGAGAAAGGGGCTGGACTCACATTAGAGCATGGGAGCCGATGATCTGCCATCTGAAAGGGCTATTTGCTTTGCTTCTTATAGTCCTAGAGACTATAAAAAAAGCAGAGACATATGTATGAAGCTGCGAGGACACCCTGCTAATCGCCAGCAGTCCCCAAGGGAAGAGCTCCCAGCCTTCAGATTCAGGTAATCTGTTGATTCCTTGTGTCTTTTCTATCAGAGTATTTTATCTCAATTGACCAGGGCTTAGCTGTTTAAATAAAATTGTCCCTCACCTGAAGCTAGTGTAGGTGCTCCACTATGAATACCACAGAATTCAGGGAGCTTTCTCTAAGGTGGTGCTGAGCTTTAGGCTTGAAGTCCACACAGGACCTTCCCTTGCTGACTGGGAAATGCAAAGGATACGGCACAGCCATGGTAGCACTTACTGGCAGACCTGGCATGTGACATCAGACTGGAGCCCACCCGTGAAGATCTGGTCGATGATGCAATTGCAGTGGTTGGGGTTGTTGGCTTTCTTCCCATTGTCATCACCTGAGGACAGAGAGTGAGATTACCATTAGTGACGTCACCAAGACAGCACAAAGCAGTCAGCAAGTCCACAACCACCCAGCAAAGGCAGGAAGACACCAGGAGTACCAACACTCTATGAGGTCTGTGAAGACATTTACTTCAACAAGAGATCTATCTGGTGGCAGGGGCGAGGTGGGGTGTgtcatccttttctttctttctggagcCAGGGTAagacagctctggctggctttgaactttcagAGATGGGCTTGCCTCTGCCacctgggtgttgggattatagatgtgtgcctgCACACTGGCCTGGGACCACTATTCTTGTACAGAggttcacatctataatcccagtactcgagaggTTGAGACAAGAGGACCAGTGCCTTAGGCCAGtatgagctacacagtgagaccctgcctccaaaaatatccaaatattaacaaaacaaactGTGGAGAACTCCTTAGCAGCAAGCATGCGATTTTCCTTAGTGGAAACAGAACCTGACTATACCGTCTATAAGACAAGTCAAGTGTTCTCCTACAGTTGCCTGGGTGAGCACAAGCCTTGCTCTGTTCCATTTTGAAGGAAACTCCCCGCCTGCCCCAGCCCAGCAGGGAGATGGTGGCAGGCCCACCTTTGCAGTGCCGGTGGAGGACGTCCAGGGCTGCAATGAGGAATTCATGTGCGTCCTGCTGCTCATAACCCGCCAGGTGCCGGGCGTGCGTCCATACCAGGTGCAGCAGCTTGTACGGAATGTGTGGGGAGCGGTGCCCCGAGTAAAACTGtttagagagaaggaaaagggacaACTAGG from the Peromyscus eremicus chromosome 8a, PerEre_H2_v1, whole genome shotgun sequence genome contains:
- the Usp22 gene encoding ubiquitin carboxyl-terminal hydrolase 22, which encodes MVARPEPEVEAMDAEVAVAPPGCSHLGSFKVDNWKQNLRAIYQCFVWSGTAEARKRKAKSCVCHVCGIHLNRLHSCLYCVFFGCFTKKHIHDHAKSKRHNLAIDLMYGGIYCFLCQDYIYDKDIEIIAKEEQRKAWKLQGVGEKFSTWEPTKRELELLKHNPKRRKITSNCTIGLRGLINLGNTCFMNCIVQALTHTPLLRDFFLSDRHRCEMQSPSSCLVCEMSSLFQEFYSGHRSPHIPYKLLHLVWTHARHLAGYEQQDAHEFLIAALDVLHRHCKGDDNGKKANNPNHCNCIIDQIFTGGLQSDVTCQVCHGVSTTIDPFWDISLDLPGSSTPFWPLSPGSEGSVVNGESHASGTTTLTDCLRRFTRPEHLGSSAKIKCSGCHSYQESTKQLTMKKLPIVACFHLKRFEHSAKLRRKITTYVSFPLELDMTPFMASSKESRMNGQYQQPLDSLNNDNKYSLFAVVNHQGTLESGHYTSFIRQHKDQWFKCDDAIITKASIKDVLDSEGYLLFYHKQFLEYE